The following DNA comes from Mucisphaera calidilacus.
AGGGGAAGGCGTCGTTGAAGCAGATGAGGCTGACGTCATCCGGGATCGAGAGCCCCATGCGTTGGATGGCGCTCATGTGCTGGATGGCCATGACGTGGTGATAGCTGAGGATGGCCGTAGCGCCGTAGTCTTCGATGGCGGCGCGGACGCCTTGCTCTGCGGTGAGCGAGTAGTCGTTCGCGCAGTCCATTGGCTGGAGGCCGTTGGCGTTCATGGCCTCGATGTAGGCGTTGAGTCGGGTTCGGCTTGAGACGTGGTGGTCCGGCTCAATGGGGTGCTGCTCGGAGTAGCGTGTCTTGAGGAAGGCGATGCGCTCGTGGCCGAGTTGGCGGAGGTGGTTGATGGCGAGCTGCGTGCCCTGCGGATCGTTCGCGACGACCGAGGCGCCGTGCCTGGCGGCGGGCCCGTTGACGCAGACATAGGGGGTTCCACTTCGGTCGAGTTTGTCGAGTTGGCTGTGGTAGTCGCTCGAGACCACGATGATGCCATCAACGCGCCATCGCGGCGGCGCGTACTGATCGCGGTTGGGGCCCAGGAAGGTGGAGCTGACGTCGTAGGCGTGCTCCGAGAAGCGTTCGAGCATGCGGTTGATGGCGGCCTCGTCGGTGCCACGGCTGGACCAGCCGAAGTCACGCAGGCCGATCAGGGCGATGAGGTTGGTTTTCTTGGCGCGGAGGCTGCGGACGAAGGGGTTGGGTTCGAAGCCGAGTTCCTTGGCGGCGTCGAGGACGCGTTGCCTGACCTCATCGCGGATGGTGAAATTCTTCGTGTAGTTGTTGAGCACTCGGCTGACGGTGGACTTGGCGACACCGCTGCGTTCGGCGACGTCGTCGAGTCGCGGTCGAGTTGGTGCGGTGGTGCGTGGCATTGACGTTGATCCAGTTGGCGAAGCGACTTACGAAACACGAAATTCTGGAAACGGCGAAACTGATTTCGTCTGACGGGTGTAACATGGCACACGTGAACCCGAAAAGCAAGGCGAAATCTATTTCGCTTTGGAGTTTCGTGAATTTTCGTGACCTTGGGCTTTTGGTTCAAGACCTTTTGTACGTGCCATGACCGGCGTAGCCGCCAATCTAATCCCTTGGATATCTTCTGATCTATCTTGAAAGGCTTGAAATGAGGCTTGATGGCAAGACGAATCATTTTGAGCGTGCGGATGGCTCGCCTCTGTTCCTGCTGGCCGATACGGCGTGGGAACTGCTTCACCGCCTGAGCCGGGCTGAGGTCAGCCACTATCTCGAAAGACGGGCCGAGCAGGGCTTCCGTGCGGTACTCACAGTCCTGCTCGCGGAGTTGGACGGGTTGAGGGTTCCGAACGCTGAGGGTCAGCTCCCGCTGGTGGATCAGGATCCGTCGCGTCTCAATGCGTCTTATTTAGAGTTTGTGGACTGGGTGCTGGAGCGGGCTGAGGCTCTGGGTCTGGTCGTGGGGTTGTTGCCGACGTGGGGGGACAAGTTTCACCTCAAGTGGGGCCCTGGCCCGGAGATCTTCACCGCGTCCACGGCGCGGGTTTTTGGTCGGGCTCTTGGCGCTCGATGGGCTGATCGTGATCTGTTCTGGGTGTTGGGTGGTGACCGGGCTCTTGAGCGTTCAGAGCACCTGCGTATCGTTCGCGCTATGGCCGAGGGCATTCGTGACGCCGGGGCGAATCAGCTCATGACCTTTCATCCCTGCGGCGGGCGGAGTTCGTCCTGCTACGTGCAGGGCGAGGCGTGGCTTGATTTCAACATGCTTCAATCGGGGCATTGCGGTCGTGACATCGCCAACTGGGACATGATCGCGCTTGACCGTGAACGTCTGCCTTCGCTTCCGGTGCTGGATGGCGAGCCGGGTTACGAGGACCACCCGGTCATGTCGCCCAGCTGGGAGCAGACCGGCGGCTGGTTCGATGACCACGACTGCCGAAAGGCGGGCTACAGGGCGGCGCTCATCGGCGCGTGCGGGCACGTCTACGGGCATCACGCGGTCTGGCAGATGTGGACGCCTGAGCGAGGCGAGGGCAAGTCGCACGTGCGCACGCCCTGGCAAGAGGCTCTGGATCACCCGGGTGCTCGGCAGATGCGTTTTCTGAGCGAGGCGATGGAGCGATGGCCGATCCTCTGGGGTCCTGATGGCGTTCTCGATCTCGACGTTGAGGGCGTGGCCTCCGACGACCCGGGCAGGCATGGGATCGTCTCGCCCGGGGGGCGGCCGTGGCGAGTGGCTTATCTGCCGACGGAGCGCCCGCTTCGGCTCACGCTGCGCCGGTCAGCGGGTCCTGTCTGGCTCCGGTGGTTCTGTCCGAGCACGGGACGGATCGTTGATGACGGCAAACTGGCGATCGGAGCGGTGCGCGTGGTTCAGCCGCCCTGCCGTCCCGATTCGCTGATGGTCGTCGAGGACGAGGGGTGATCCGTTGGCGACGCGAAAGCGTGCAGTTCGAGTGTGTTGAGGCTGACCTTCCCGCCCTCGGCGAAGAACGACAAGCCGCGGCGTTCAGCGGTTGGGTAGACGCGTGCCGTGATGGTGATCTCGCCATCGCTGGCGAAAAGTTCGACGCTGC
Coding sequences within:
- a CDS encoding LacI family DNA-binding transcriptional regulator; the encoded protein is MPRTTAPTRPRLDDVAERSGVAKSTVSRVLNNYTKNFTIRDEVRQRVLDAAKELGFEPNPFVRSLRAKKTNLIALIGLRDFGWSSRGTDEAAINRMLERFSEHAYDVSSTFLGPNRDQYAPPRWRVDGIIVVSSDYHSQLDKLDRSGTPYVCVNGPAARHGASVVANDPQGTQLAINHLRQLGHERIAFLKTRYSEQHPIEPDHHVSSRTRLNAYIEAMNANGLQPMDCANDYSLTAEQGVRAAIEDYGATAILSYHHVMAIQHMSAIQRMGLSIPDDVSLICFNDAFPCEEVNPPLTCISVPGETMGEAAATLLLRWMDKGSIDANDRIIHVDESLIVRESTAPPKGA
- a CDS encoding apiosidase-like domain-containing protein: MRLDGKTNHFERADGSPLFLLADTAWELLHRLSRAEVSHYLERRAEQGFRAVLTVLLAELDGLRVPNAEGQLPLVDQDPSRLNASYLEFVDWVLERAEALGLVVGLLPTWGDKFHLKWGPGPEIFTASTARVFGRALGARWADRDLFWVLGGDRALERSEHLRIVRAMAEGIRDAGANQLMTFHPCGGRSSSCYVQGEAWLDFNMLQSGHCGRDIANWDMIALDRERLPSLPVLDGEPGYEDHPVMSPSWEQTGGWFDDHDCRKAGYRAALIGACGHVYGHHAVWQMWTPERGEGKSHVRTPWQEALDHPGARQMRFLSEAMERWPILWGPDGVLDLDVEGVASDDPGRHGIVSPGGRPWRVAYLPTERPLRLTLRRSAGPVWLRWFCPSTGRIVDDGKLAIGAVRVVQPPCRPDSLMVVEDEG